A genomic window from Halorussus rarus includes:
- a CDS encoding TIGR00266 family protein has product MEFNIRKRPSSAILEVTLDDGERIDAEPGAMVSRTDAVETDTEVAGGEGVTGMLSRAISDEREMTANAFRATADGAQVLLAPDAPGDVTPIDLAETGRIKVQSGSTLAWTPDVEKSTAANEAGNFFSSGELTVLAMAGEGTAFLSAYGAVVSREVASDDPLVVDEDHLVAWTDGLDVSRERDGSIKSTLLGGEGFVTRFTGDGSVWLQTRDPLVFRRSAGGN; this is encoded by the coding sequence ATGGAGTTCAACATCCGCAAGCGACCCAGCAGCGCCATCCTCGAAGTCACGCTCGACGACGGCGAGCGAATCGACGCCGAGCCCGGTGCGATGGTGAGCCGGACCGACGCGGTCGAAACCGACACCGAGGTCGCGGGCGGCGAGGGCGTGACCGGCATGCTCTCGCGGGCGATCTCCGACGAGCGCGAGATGACAGCCAACGCCTTCCGGGCGACCGCCGACGGCGCCCAGGTGCTGCTCGCGCCCGACGCGCCCGGCGACGTCACGCCCATCGACCTGGCTGAGACGGGCCGCATCAAGGTCCAGTCGGGGTCGACGCTCGCGTGGACCCCGGACGTCGAGAAGTCGACCGCCGCCAACGAGGCCGGCAACTTCTTCTCGTCGGGCGAACTGACCGTCCTCGCGATGGCGGGCGAGGGCACCGCGTTCCTCTCGGCCTACGGCGCCGTGGTCTCCCGCGAGGTCGCTTCCGACGACCCGCTCGTGGTCGACGAGGACCACCTCGTCGCGTGGACCGACGGCCTCGACGTCTCCCGAGAGCGCGACGGCTCGATAAAGTCCACGCTGCTCGGCGGCGAGGGGTTCGTGACCCGGTTCACCGGCGACGGGAGCGTCTGGCTCCAGACCCGCGACCCCCTCGTGTTCCGGCGGTCGGCCGGCGGGAACTAG
- a CDS encoding carbonic anhydrase — MASQTLLDLLEGNREHVESLAADHFDAVQDEQRPEVVSICCSDSRVSQEGMWTVAEPGRLFTPSNIGNQVWDEYDGERVVNGNLLYPLAHTGTETVAVVGHTGCGAVTAAYRAVTADESGDYPGIEKWVRSLVPVVEAGLDDEAVDADADADAVVNQLVEYNVHRQVAFLREADALPASASVYGFVYDFQRVYGDVPGRTYLVNDDGETDPDAIADRLPEEYADSVASLLY; from the coding sequence ATGGCGAGCCAGACGCTCCTCGACCTGCTGGAGGGGAACCGCGAACACGTCGAATCGCTCGCGGCGGACCACTTCGACGCCGTGCAGGACGAACAGCGACCGGAGGTCGTCTCCATCTGCTGTTCGGACTCCCGGGTCTCCCAGGAGGGGATGTGGACCGTCGCGGAGCCGGGCCGGCTGTTCACCCCGAGCAACATCGGCAACCAGGTCTGGGACGAGTACGATGGCGAGCGCGTAGTGAACGGCAACCTGCTCTACCCGCTCGCCCACACGGGCACCGAAACGGTCGCGGTCGTCGGCCACACCGGCTGCGGGGCGGTCACCGCGGCCTACCGGGCGGTCACCGCGGACGAGAGCGGGGACTACCCCGGCATCGAGAAGTGGGTCCGGAGCCTCGTGCCGGTGGTCGAGGCGGGGCTCGACGACGAGGCGGTCGACGCCGACGCGGACGCCGACGCGGTCGTGAACCAGCTGGTGGAGTACAACGTCCACCGGCAGGTCGCGTTCCTCCGGGAGGCCGACGCGCTGCCGGCGTCGGCCTCGGTCTACGGGTTCGTCTACGACTTCCAGCGCGTCTACGGCGACGTCCCGGGCCGGACGTACCTCGTGAACGACGACGGCGAGACCGACCCGGACGCAATCGCCGACCGCCTGCCCGAGGAGTACGCCGACTCGGTCGCGAGCCTGCTCTACTGA
- a CDS encoding aldo/keto reductase, translated as MVEVSQNRSDTFDIGGDLTVHRLAYGAMRLTGEDIIGRPDDEDEAREVLRRAVEMDVDFVDTADSYGPGVSERIIGEALESDDAVVATKAGFLRNRSGDWIPHGGPDYFRNQVLTSIDRLGVDSIDLYQLHNTDVDASFEEAVQAFGELKDDGLVDHVGLSNVSVDQLETARDMVDVATVQNQYNVGDREHEDVLEACEDAGIGFIAYFPIGGGDLGEKESVLEDVAANRDATPRQVALAWLLEHSPVTVPIPGTSSVDHLEQNVAASAVELSDEEMKRLDE; from the coding sequence ATGGTCGAAGTCAGCCAGAACCGGAGCGACACGTTCGACATCGGCGGCGACCTGACCGTCCACCGACTCGCGTACGGCGCGATGCGGCTGACCGGCGAGGACATCATCGGCCGCCCCGACGACGAGGACGAGGCCCGCGAGGTCCTGCGGCGGGCGGTCGAGATGGACGTCGACTTCGTCGACACCGCCGACTCCTACGGGCCGGGGGTCAGCGAGCGCATCATCGGGGAGGCGCTCGAGTCCGACGACGCGGTCGTGGCCACGAAGGCCGGCTTCCTCCGGAACCGGTCGGGCGACTGGATCCCCCACGGCGGCCCCGACTACTTCCGGAACCAGGTGCTCACAAGCATCGACCGGCTCGGCGTTGACAGCATCGACCTCTACCAGCTGCACAACACCGACGTCGACGCCTCGTTCGAGGAAGCGGTCCAGGCGTTCGGCGAACTCAAGGACGACGGGCTGGTCGACCACGTCGGCCTGAGCAACGTCAGCGTCGACCAGCTCGAGACGGCCCGCGACATGGTGGACGTGGCGACGGTCCAGAACCAGTACAACGTCGGCGACCGCGAGCACGAGGACGTGCTCGAGGCGTGCGAGGACGCCGGTATCGGCTTCATCGCCTACTTCCCCATCGGCGGGGGCGATCTCGGCGAGAAGGAATCGGTGCTGGAGGACGTCGCGGCGAACCGCGACGCCACGCCCCGGCAGGTCGCGCTGGCGTGGCTGCTCGAGCACTCGCCGGTCACCGTCCCGATTCCGGGCACCTCCAGCGTCGACCACCTCGAGCAGAACGTCGCGGCCTCGGCGGTCGAGCTCTCCGACGAGGAGATGAAGCGCCTCGACGAGTAG
- a CDS encoding cold-shock protein codes for MAKGTVDFFNDTGGYGFIETEDADEDVFFHMEDVGGPDLEEGQEIEFDIEQADKGPRATNVQRL; via the coding sequence ATGGCGAAAGGAACGGTCGACTTCTTCAACGACACCGGCGGTTACGGCTTTATCGAGACTGAGGACGCGGACGAGGACGTTTTCTTCCACATGGAGGACGTTGGCGGCCCGGACCTCGAAGAGGGACAGGAAATCGAGTTCGACATCGAGCAGGCTGACAAGGGTCCGCGAGCGACCAACGTCCAGCGGCTGTAG
- a CDS encoding ABC transporter ATP-binding protein translates to MSFTDEEDDPFEEQREQAENPMKRLFLEYGSDNGLAFVTGVLASVFARVLNLLPPIILGVSIDALFAEGSGQIPYPEALASQVPLLSESFATDVAPAAATGQFWFSVGVIAAAFGFGAAFHWARNWGWNSFAQNIQHSIRTDTYDKMQRLNMDFFADKQTGEMMSILSNDVNRLERFLNDGMNSAFRLGVMVLAIAAILFATNWQLALVAMVPVPLIAVFTYKFVEIIQPKYADVRSAVGKVNSRLENNLGGIQVIKTSNTETYESDRVEDVSNEYFDSNWGAIVTRIKFFPSLQILSGLGFALTFIVGGLWVLNGEGPWFFTGELSAGKFVTFMLLTQRFIWPMAQFGSIINMYQRAYASSSRIFGLMDEPSRIKEDPDADELVVEDGEVVYEDVTFGYDEEETIVDDISFEVDGGDTLALVGPTGAGKSTVLKLLLRMYDVDDGAIRIDDTDLRDVSLPSLRQAIGYVSQDTFMFYGTVRENIAYGTFDVDDEEIVEAAKAAEAHEFIQNLPDGYDTEVGERGVKLSGGQRQRISIARAVLKDPEILVLDEATSDVDTETEMLIQRSLDELTEDRTTFAIAHRLSTIKDADKIVVLEGGRIVERGSHDELLENDGLYAHLWGVQAGEIDELPEEFIERAAKRTARTDADD, encoded by the coding sequence ATGAGTTTCACCGACGAGGAAGACGACCCGTTCGAGGAACAACGGGAGCAGGCCGAGAACCCGATGAAGCGGCTGTTCCTCGAGTACGGGTCCGACAACGGGCTCGCGTTCGTCACCGGGGTACTGGCGAGCGTCTTCGCCCGGGTGCTCAATCTCCTCCCGCCCATCATCCTCGGCGTCTCCATCGACGCGCTGTTCGCCGAGGGCTCGGGACAGATACCGTACCCCGAGGCGCTCGCGAGCCAGGTGCCGTTGCTGTCGGAGAGCTTCGCGACCGACGTCGCGCCGGCGGCCGCGACCGGCCAGTTCTGGTTCTCGGTGGGGGTCATCGCCGCGGCGTTCGGGTTCGGCGCGGCGTTCCACTGGGCGCGCAACTGGGGCTGGAACTCGTTCGCCCAGAACATCCAGCACAGCATCCGGACCGACACCTACGACAAGATGCAGCGGCTCAACATGGACTTCTTCGCCGACAAGCAGACCGGCGAGATGATGTCCATCCTGAGCAACGACGTCAACCGGCTCGAGCGGTTCCTCAACGACGGGATGAACTCGGCGTTCCGGCTTGGCGTGATGGTGCTCGCCATCGCGGCCATCCTCTTCGCGACGAACTGGCAGCTCGCCCTGGTCGCGATGGTGCCGGTGCCCCTCATCGCCGTCTTCACCTACAAGTTCGTCGAGATCATCCAGCCGAAGTACGCCGACGTGCGCTCGGCGGTCGGCAAGGTCAACTCCCGGCTGGAGAACAACCTCGGCGGCATCCAGGTCATCAAGACGTCCAACACCGAGACCTACGAGTCCGACCGGGTCGAGGACGTCTCGAACGAGTACTTCGACTCGAACTGGGGCGCCATCGTCACCCGCATCAAGTTCTTCCCCTCCCTGCAGATCCTCTCGGGGCTCGGGTTCGCACTCACGTTCATCGTCGGCGGCCTCTGGGTGCTCAACGGCGAGGGGCCGTGGTTCTTCACCGGCGAGCTCTCGGCCGGGAAGTTCGTCACGTTCATGCTGCTGACCCAGCGGTTCATCTGGCCGATGGCCCAGTTCGGCTCCATCATCAACATGTACCAACGCGCGTACGCGTCGAGCTCGCGCATCTTCGGGCTGATGGACGAGCCCAGCCGCATCAAGGAGGACCCCGACGCAGACGAACTCGTGGTCGAGGACGGCGAGGTCGTCTACGAGGACGTGACCTTCGGCTACGACGAGGAGGAGACCATCGTCGACGACATCAGCTTCGAGGTCGACGGCGGCGACACCCTCGCGCTGGTCGGCCCCACGGGCGCCGGCAAGTCGACGGTCCTGAAACTGCTGCTCCGGATGTACGACGTCGACGACGGCGCCATCCGCATCGACGACACCGACCTCCGGGACGTGAGCCTGCCGAGCCTCCGGCAGGCCATCGGCTACGTCAGCCAGGACACGTTCATGTTCTACGGCACGGTCCGGGAGAACATCGCCTACGGCACCTTCGACGTGGACGACGAGGAGATCGTCGAGGCCGCCAAGGCCGCGGAGGCCCACGAGTTCATCCAGAACCTCCCCGACGGTTACGACACCGAGGTCGGCGAGCGCGGCGTGAAGCTCTCGGGCGGCCAGCGCCAGCGCATCTCCATCGCCCGCGCGGTGCTGAAGGACCCCGAGATACTGGTGCTCGACGAGGCGACCAGCGACGTCGACACCGAGACCGAGATGCTCATCCAGCGCAGCCTCGACGAGCTCACCGAGGACCGGACCACGTTCGCCATCGCCCACCGGCTCTCGACCATCAAGGACGCCGACAAGATCGTCGTGCTCGAGGGCGGACGGATCGTCGAGCGGGGCAGCCACGACGAACTGCTGGAGAACGACGGGCTCTACGCCCACCTCTGGGGCGTCCAGGCCGGCGAGATCGACGAGCTCCCCGAGGAGTTCATCGAGCGGGCGGCCAAGCGCACCGCCAGGACCGACGCCGACGACTGA
- the otsB gene encoding trehalose-phosphatase, protein MADPTDSDRDGTDSDASTDAAIDPGLELPNPLREHLYAVVEGLVDHDGLLVALDFDGTLAAIEDRPDAAAIPDPTREAVAALAEEPNVEVAVVSGRELADVRDRVDVPEASYAGNHGLEIHAEEYRVHPTASDAEEDIAAISDELRDRLADVDGVIVENKGVTATVHHRLVADDEVARVADAVDELVDVRDDVHLTTGKDVLELRPAVERDKGEALRELYDVLVPDGEQWFPVYVGDDTTDEAAFGVLGDRERGFGIKVGDDPNTDAPYRVADPEAVREVLDWLRTYGVEFLSADRRDVPGGTA, encoded by the coding sequence ATGGCTGACCCCACCGACTCAGACCGCGACGGGACCGACTCGGACGCAAGTACCGACGCCGCGATCGACCCGGGCCTCGAACTCCCGAACCCGCTCCGCGAGCACCTCTACGCCGTGGTAGAGGGGCTGGTCGACCACGACGGCCTGCTGGTCGCGCTCGACTTCGACGGCACCCTGGCCGCCATCGAGGACCGGCCCGACGCCGCCGCCATTCCCGACCCGACCCGAGAGGCGGTCGCCGCGCTGGCCGAGGAGCCGAACGTCGAGGTCGCGGTCGTCAGCGGCCGGGAACTGGCCGACGTGCGCGACCGGGTCGACGTTCCCGAGGCGTCATACGCCGGCAACCACGGCCTCGAGATCCACGCCGAGGAGTACCGCGTCCACCCGACCGCCAGCGACGCAGAGGAGGACATCGCGGCCATCTCCGACGAGCTTCGCGACCGGCTCGCCGACGTCGACGGCGTCATCGTCGAGAACAAGGGCGTGACCGCGACCGTCCACCACCGGCTCGTGGCCGACGACGAGGTCGCCCGGGTCGCGGACGCGGTCGATGAACTGGTCGACGTCCGCGACGACGTGCACCTGACCACCGGCAAGGACGTGCTGGAGCTCCGGCCCGCGGTCGAGCGGGACAAGGGCGAGGCGCTCCGGGAGCTCTACGACGTCCTGGTCCCCGACGGCGAGCAGTGGTTCCCGGTCTACGTCGGCGACGACACCACCGACGAGGCCGCGTTCGGCGTCCTCGGCGACCGCGAGCGGGGCTTCGGCATCAAGGTCGGCGACGACCCGAACACCGACGCGCCCTACCGGGTCGCCGACCCGGAGGCGGTCCGCGAGGTGCTCGACTGGCTCCGGACCTACGGCGTCGAGTTCCTGTCCGCCGACCGCCGAGACGTTCCGGGCGGCACGGCGTGA
- a CDS encoding DUF7538 family protein, with product MDERVESLAERDGWQAEGFAARVHYRGGDDHYSIEYYAPSDCIVYWKVKGDGETAVPVGRDTVPDPLRDRIRQDLAESGVDPEVESRSL from the coding sequence ATGGACGAACGCGTCGAGTCGCTCGCCGAGCGGGACGGCTGGCAGGCCGAGGGGTTCGCCGCCCGGGTCCACTACAGGGGCGGCGACGACCACTACAGCATCGAGTACTACGCGCCCAGCGACTGCATCGTCTACTGGAAGGTGAAGGGCGACGGCGAGACCGCGGTCCCGGTCGGCCGCGACACCGTTCCCGACCCCCTGCGCGACCGGATACGCCAGGATCTGGCCGAGTCCGGCGTCGACCCCGAAGTGGAGTCGCGGTCGCTGTAG
- the fer gene encoding ferredoxin Fer encodes MESPFDVLLIDADADDEEVEQAYRERVKEAHPDQGGSVEEFQAVRAAYKKIQAGYEENGAAAGGDEVDRQAADRTRAADRGTVGDDRDDAGDAGAEPRDRRVSSQVTYLNYDVLSDFGWETDDADLFEKAAAADLGEEDYGEFRVQPGESLLEAAEDRGFAWPFACRGGACANCAILLRDGELSMPASHVLSEELMEQGIRLSCNGMPITDELEVVYNVKHMPELDDLLLPPRPFEQAYSDD; translated from the coding sequence ATGGAGTCCCCGTTCGACGTGTTACTCATCGACGCCGACGCCGACGACGAGGAGGTCGAGCAGGCGTACCGGGAGCGGGTGAAGGAGGCCCACCCGGACCAGGGCGGCTCGGTGGAGGAGTTCCAGGCGGTCAGGGCCGCCTACAAGAAGATCCAGGCGGGCTACGAGGAGAACGGCGCCGCGGCCGGCGGCGACGAGGTCGACCGCCAGGCGGCCGACCGGACCCGGGCCGCCGATCGGGGGACCGTCGGCGACGACCGGGACGACGCCGGCGACGCCGGCGCCGAACCCCGCGACCGGCGGGTCTCCTCGCAGGTCACGTACCTCAACTACGACGTGCTCTCGGACTTCGGGTGGGAGACCGACGACGCGGACCTCTTCGAGAAGGCGGCCGCCGCGGACCTCGGCGAGGAGGACTACGGGGAGTTCCGCGTCCAGCCCGGCGAGTCGCTGCTCGAGGCCGCCGAGGACCGGGGCTTCGCGTGGCCGTTCGCCTGCCGCGGCGGGGCGTGCGCCAACTGCGCCATCCTGCTGCGCGACGGGGAGCTGTCGATGCCAGCCAGCCACGTCCTCTCGGAGGAGCTGATGGAACAGGGCATCCGGCTGTCGTGCAACGGGATGCCCATCACCGACGAGCTGGAGGTCGTCTACAACGTCAAGCACATGCCCGAACTCGACGACCTCCTGCTGCCGCCCCGACCGTTCGAGCAGGCGTACTCCGACGACTGA